One part of the Bradyrhizobium sp. CB1650 genome encodes these proteins:
- a CDS encoding response regulator transcription factor: protein MRLLIIEDDRESADYLVKAFREVGHIADHAGDGEEGLAMAENGDYDVLVVDRMLPKRDGLSLIGALRERGEATPVLILSALGQVDDRIKGLRAGGDDYLPKPYSFAELLARVEVLSRRRGGPAEDTVYRVGDLELDRLSHRVARGKDELTLQPREFRLLEYLMKHAGQVVTRTMLLENVWDYHFDPQTNVIDVHISRLRSKIDKGFDRPLLHTIRGAGYMIRDGIR, encoded by the coding sequence ATGCGCCTCCTCATCATCGAAGACGACCGCGAATCCGCCGACTATCTCGTGAAGGCGTTTCGCGAAGTCGGCCACATTGCCGATCACGCCGGCGACGGCGAGGAGGGCCTCGCCATGGCCGAGAACGGCGATTACGACGTACTGGTGGTCGACCGCATGCTGCCCAAGCGCGACGGCCTGTCGCTGATCGGCGCCTTGCGCGAAAGGGGCGAGGCGACGCCGGTACTGATTCTGTCGGCACTCGGGCAGGTTGACGACCGCATCAAGGGACTGCGCGCCGGCGGCGACGACTATCTGCCAAAACCCTACTCCTTCGCCGAGCTGCTCGCCCGCGTCGAGGTTCTGTCGCGCCGTCGCGGCGGTCCCGCCGAGGACACGGTCTACCGTGTCGGTGATCTCGAGCTCGACCGGCTGTCCCATCGCGTGGCTCGCGGCAAGGACGAGCTGACGCTCCAGCCGCGCGAATTCCGTCTGCTCGAATATCTGATGAAGCATGCCGGCCAGGTGGTGACGCGCACCATGCTGCTGGAGAACGTGTGGGACTATCATTTCGATCCGCAGACCAACGTGATCGACGTGCACATCTCGCGGCTGCGTTCCAAGATCGACAAGGGATTCGATCGGCCGCTGCTGCACACGATCCGCGGCGCTGGGTACATGATCCGTGACGGCATTCGGTAA
- a CDS encoding Do family serine endopeptidase, with protein sequence MTDRPDLSNLPSYRQPRRSVFSARRVALMASVVAGLGVAVYGFSPSTSPADLFSSPAHAQVNNEVRKVERPVGFADIVERVKPSVISVKVNIKEKTASNDDGDDSSPFQPGSPMERFFRRFGGPDGFPGLKGGRGRVVQGQGSGFFISADGYAVTNNHVVDGADKVEVTTDDGKTYTAKVIGTDQRTDVALIKVEGGSNFSFAKLADGKPRIGDWVLAVGNPFGLGGTVTAGIVSASGRDIGNGPYDDFIQIDAPVNKGNSGGPAFNTDGEVMGVNTAIYSPSGGSVGIAFSIPANTVKSVVAQLKDKGSVSRGWIGVQIQPVTSDIADSLGMKKAEGALVAEPQANGPAAKAGIESGDVITAVNGESVKDARELARTIGAMAPGATVKLNVLHKGQDKVVNLTLGQLPNTVEAKADTDKDSGKSAPRGTDVPKLGMTVAPADSVAGAGKEGVVVTEVDPKSAAAERGFKEGDVILEVGGKSVSSAGDVREAINAARTDNKNSVLMRVKSGGQSRFVAVPLAKG encoded by the coding sequence ATGACCGACCGTCCCGATCTTTCGAATCTTCCGTCCTACCGGCAGCCGCGCCGGTCGGTTTTCTCGGCCCGCAGGGTCGCGCTGATGGCCTCGGTGGTCGCCGGTCTCGGCGTCGCCGTCTATGGCTTCAGCCCGTCGACCTCGCCGGCAGACCTGTTCTCCAGTCCGGCGCATGCGCAGGTCAACAACGAGGTCCGGAAGGTCGAACGTCCGGTCGGGTTCGCCGACATCGTCGAGCGCGTGAAGCCTTCGGTGATCTCGGTGAAGGTGAACATCAAGGAGAAGACCGCGAGCAACGATGATGGCGATGATTCCTCGCCGTTCCAACCGGGCTCGCCGATGGAGCGCTTCTTCCGCCGCTTCGGCGGTCCGGATGGCTTCCCGGGCCTGAAGGGCGGGCGTGGCCGCGTTGTTCAGGGCCAGGGCTCCGGTTTCTTCATTTCGGCTGACGGCTATGCCGTGACCAACAACCACGTGGTCGACGGCGCCGACAAGGTCGAGGTCACGACCGATGACGGTAAGACTTACACCGCCAAGGTGATCGGCACAGACCAGCGCACCGACGTCGCCCTGATCAAGGTCGAGGGCGGCTCGAACTTCTCGTTCGCCAAGCTTGCCGACGGCAAGCCGCGGATCGGCGATTGGGTGCTCGCGGTCGGCAATCCCTTCGGCCTCGGTGGCACTGTCACCGCGGGCATCGTCTCGGCCAGCGGCCGCGACATCGGCAACGGTCCCTATGACGATTTCATCCAGATCGACGCGCCCGTGAACAAGGGCAATTCGGGCGGTCCGGCCTTCAACACCGATGGCGAGGTGATGGGCGTCAACACCGCGATCTACTCGCCCTCCGGCGGCAGCGTCGGCATCGCCTTCTCGATTCCGGCCAACACCGTCAAGAGCGTGGTTGCCCAGCTCAAGGACAAGGGCTCGGTCAGCCGCGGCTGGATCGGCGTGCAGATCCAGCCCGTGACGTCCGACATCGCCGATAGCCTCGGCATGAAGAAGGCCGAGGGCGCGCTGGTGGCGGAGCCGCAGGCGAATGGTCCGGCCGCGAAGGCCGGCATCGAGTCCGGCGACGTGATCACGGCGGTCAACGGCGAATCCGTCAAGGACGCGCGCGAGCTCGCTCGCACGATCGGCGCCATGGCGCCCGGCGCGACCGTGAAGCTCAACGTGTTGCACAAGGGCCAGGACAAGGTCGTGAACCTCACCCTCGGCCAGCTTCCGAACACCGTCGAGGCCAAGGCCGACACCGACAAGGACAGCGGCAAGAGTGCGCCCCGCGGCACCGACGTGCCCAAGCTCGGAATGACCGTTGCGCCCGCCGACTCCGTGGCCGGTGCCGGCAAGGAAGGCGTCGTGGTCACTGAAGTCGATCCGAAGAGCGCCGCGGCCGAACGCGGCTTCAAGGAAGGCGACGTCATTCTGGAAGTCGGCGGCAAGAGCGTGAGCAGCGCCGGCGACGTCCGCGAAGCGATCAACGCGGCGCGGACCGACAACAAGAACAGCGTCCTGATGCGCGTGAAGAGCGGCGGCCAGTCGCGCTTCGTCGCGGTGCCCCTGGCGAAGGGTTAA
- the ccmE gene encoding cytochrome c maturation protein CcmE gives MTRKQRRMTIIGGSLAVLALAAALVLNALRDSIVFFSTPSMVAEKHVAPGKRFRLGGLVQPGSLQRGDNLAVTFEVADGNAKLPVAYKGILPDLFREGQGVVAEGVLDSSGVFKADTVLAKHDETYMPKDVADALKKQGHWKDDYGAKPAAATAQGNLQGAVR, from the coding sequence ATGACGCGCAAGCAGCGACGTATGACCATCATCGGCGGCTCGCTTGCCGTGCTCGCGCTCGCCGCCGCGCTGGTGCTGAATGCCTTGCGCGACTCCATCGTGTTCTTTTCGACCCCGAGCATGGTCGCGGAGAAACATGTTGCACCCGGCAAGCGGTTTCGCCTCGGCGGGCTGGTGCAGCCCGGCTCGCTCCAGCGCGGCGACAATCTCGCGGTGACGTTCGAGGTTGCAGACGGCAACGCGAAGCTGCCGGTCGCCTACAAGGGCATCCTGCCTGATCTGTTCCGCGAAGGGCAGGGCGTCGTCGCCGAAGGCGTGCTCGACTCCAGCGGCGTGTTCAAGGCCGACACCGTACTCGCCAAGCACGACGAGACCTACATGCCAAAGGACGTCGCAGACGCCCTGAAGAAGCAGGGGCACTGGAAGGACGATTACGGCGCCAAGCCTGCGGCAGCGACGGCGCAGGGCAACTTGCAGGGAGCGGTGCGGTGA
- the ccmI gene encoding c-type cytochrome biogenesis protein CcmI yields the protein MTLWFVFALMTVAAIFAVLWPLGRGGRAQNEGSEVAIYKDQLAEVERDLAIGLIAAPEAEAARVEIGRRLLAAAGSGSAAAPKSSLKWRRAAAVLALVGLPLVAIGVYIPLGSPVLHDFPLAQRDRAPGMAQSLENLVVQVEQHLEKNPTDGRGWNVLAPVLERLGRYDDAVRAYRNVLTYNGESAERRSDLGEALSAAAGGVVTAEAKTEFERAHALNADDPKANYFLGLAAEQDGRKDDAVTIWRTLLAKTPADAPWRHLVQSSLVRVGGGSTAPALSDETMAAAKDMTEGDRGAMIRGMVERLANRLKQNGDDVDGWLRLVRAYLVMGDRDKAMGASSDARQAVSNDAERLRQLNEGLKNLGLDG from the coding sequence ATGACACTATGGTTCGTGTTCGCGCTGATGACGGTCGCGGCGATTTTCGCCGTGCTCTGGCCGCTCGGCCGTGGCGGCCGCGCTCAGAACGAAGGCAGCGAGGTCGCGATCTACAAGGACCAGTTGGCCGAGGTCGAGCGTGATCTTGCGATCGGGCTGATCGCGGCGCCGGAGGCGGAGGCCGCGCGCGTCGAGATCGGCCGCAGGCTGCTTGCCGCCGCCGGCAGCGGGTCTGCGGCGGCTCCGAAGTCGAGCCTCAAGTGGCGACGCGCCGCGGCTGTTCTTGCCCTCGTTGGCCTGCCGCTGGTCGCGATCGGGGTCTACATCCCGCTCGGTTCGCCCGTGCTTCACGATTTTCCGCTGGCGCAGCGGGACCGTGCGCCCGGTATGGCGCAATCGCTCGAAAACCTCGTCGTGCAGGTCGAGCAACATCTGGAAAAGAATCCGACCGACGGCCGCGGCTGGAATGTGCTTGCGCCGGTCCTGGAGCGGCTCGGTCGCTATGACGATGCGGTGCGCGCCTATCGCAATGTGCTCACCTACAATGGCGAGAGTGCGGAGCGCAGGTCCGATCTCGGCGAAGCGCTCTCGGCTGCAGCCGGTGGCGTCGTGACCGCCGAGGCCAAGACGGAATTCGAGCGCGCGCATGCGCTCAACGCCGACGATCCCAAGGCGAACTACTTCCTCGGGCTTGCCGCCGAGCAGGACGGCCGCAAGGACGATGCGGTCACGATCTGGCGCACGCTGCTTGCGAAGACGCCGGCGGATGCGCCGTGGCGTCACCTCGTGCAATCCTCGCTGGTGCGGGTCGGCGGCGGCAGCACCGCGCCGGCGCTGTCGGACGAGACGATGGCGGCCGCCAAGGACATGACCGAGGGCGATCGCGGCGCGATGATCCGCGGTATGGTCGAGCGTCTCGCTAATCGCCTGAAGCAGAATGGCGATGATGTCGACGGCTGGCTGCGTCTGGTGCGCGCCTATCTCGTGATGGGCGATCGCGACAAGGCGATGGGCGCCTCGAGCGATGCCCGTCAGGCGGTGAGCAATGACGCCGAGCGGCTGCGTCAGCTCAACGAGGGCCTGAAGAATCTCGGGCTCGACGGATGA
- a CDS encoding ATP-binding protein gives MTAFGKLVRTTAFRLTLVYLLLFALFAASLLGYFAWNTRRLITEEITQTVTAETSEINEIYGRRGLLGLSRAIEYRALRPGANLYLVTTPSGQAIAGNVGSLAPGVMATPGWSETAYRRIEDADDRDHRALVRVTELPNGFRLLIGRDLDERRRLFGIVAKAAQWSILIVVVLGLGGGIFVARRVLTRIDAMTGTAQRIMTGDLSERLPVGRSGDELDRLAENLNAMLERIEALMAGLKEVSDNIAHDLKTPLTRLRNRAEEALAKSGCEADYRAALERTIEESDGLIRTFNALLMIARAESGQARGNMDDFDAAEVANGIHELYEPLAEDDGMSLKVKAETAPIHGNRELISQALANLVENAIKYGKPAAQGAGTVVNMDSRQITIEAKREGDEVLLSVTDRGPGIPETDRKHVVERFVRLEASRTLPGSGLGLSLASAVATLHGGELRLGDAQPGLVATLVLPARAGVGDRVAPPMQDVPQKVA, from the coding sequence GTGACGGCATTCGGTAAACTCGTCCGCACCACGGCGTTCCGGCTGACGCTGGTCTATCTGCTGCTGTTTGCGCTGTTTGCGGCCTCGCTGCTCGGCTATTTCGCCTGGAATACGCGTCGGCTGATCACCGAGGAAATCACGCAGACGGTGACTGCCGAAACCTCGGAGATCAACGAGATCTATGGCCGCCGCGGCCTGCTCGGACTCTCGCGCGCAATCGAGTACCGCGCGCTGCGGCCGGGCGCCAACCTCTACCTCGTGACCACGCCGTCGGGGCAGGCGATTGCCGGCAATGTCGGCTCGCTCGCACCCGGCGTGATGGCAACCCCGGGCTGGTCCGAGACGGCCTATCGGCGGATCGAGGACGCGGACGACCGCGATCATCGCGCGCTGGTGCGCGTCACCGAGCTGCCCAATGGCTTCCGCCTGCTGATCGGCCGCGACCTCGACGAGCGGCGGCGGCTGTTCGGCATCGTGGCGAAGGCGGCGCAATGGTCGATCCTGATCGTCGTGGTGCTGGGTCTCGGCGGCGGCATCTTCGTGGCGCGCCGCGTGTTGACGCGAATCGACGCGATGACCGGCACGGCCCAGCGCATCATGACCGGCGATCTCAGCGAGCGGCTGCCGGTGGGCCGCAGCGGCGACGAGCTCGACCGGCTCGCCGAAAACCTCAATGCCATGCTGGAGCGCATCGAGGCGCTGATGGCGGGCCTCAAGGAGGTCTCCGATAATATCGCCCATGACCTCAAGACGCCGCTGACGCGCTTGCGCAACCGCGCCGAGGAGGCGCTGGCGAAATCGGGCTGCGAAGCCGATTACCGCGCGGCGCTGGAGCGGACCATCGAGGAATCCGATGGGCTGATCCGCACCTTCAACGCGTTGCTGATGATCGCGCGCGCGGAATCCGGGCAGGCGCGTGGCAACATGGATGACTTCGATGCCGCCGAGGTCGCCAATGGCATCCACGAGCTCTACGAGCCGCTCGCCGAGGACGACGGCATGAGCTTGAAGGTCAAGGCGGAGACCGCGCCCATTCACGGCAACCGCGAGCTGATCAGCCAGGCGCTCGCCAACCTGGTCGAGAATGCCATCAAATACGGCAAGCCGGCAGCTCAAGGGGCGGGAACCGTGGTCAACATGGATAGCCGGCAGATCACGATCGAAGCCAAGCGCGAGGGCGACGAGGTGCTGCTCAGCGTCACCGATCGCGGGCCCGGTATCCCGGAGACCGATCGCAAGCATGTCGTCGAGCGATTCGTACGCCTGGAGGCGAGCCGCACCTTGCCGGGCTCCGGCCTCGGCCTCAGCCTGGCGTCGGCGGTTGCAACGTTGCATGGTGGTGAATTGCGGCTGGGCGATGCTCAGCCTGGGCTCGTCGCCACGCTGGTCCTGCCGGCGCGCGCGGGCGTCGGCGACAGGGTTGCTCCCCCAATGCAGGATGTGCCACAGAAGGTGGCATGA
- a CDS encoding bifunctional [glutamine synthetase] adenylyltransferase/[glutamine synthetase]-adenylyl-L-tyrosine phosphorylase codes for MNLSAPGNADKTGERLAARFAEAPHIAASATDQRLLGNWLAELEPAQSASIEGLLAHPFAKDILAGIAEFSPYLFELVRVDPARLIRLLQCDPDAHLAALIEEARSAVLAAADEAEVMRVLRRMKAETALLTALCDIGGVWPVMRVTAALTDVAVSSVQAALQFTLRQEAARGKLSPPDPEVPEEGCGLIVLAMGKMGAGELNYSSDIDLIVFFDPEATTLAPDIEPQPFFVRVTQGMARILQQRTYDGYVFRVDLRLRPDPSSTQVAISRDAALNYYEREGRTWERAAMIKARACAGDSEAGEALLAEIAPFVWRKHLDFAALADVHDMKRQMQTYRGQSEISVEGHNVKVGRGGIREIEFFAQTQQLIAGGRHPELRVRPTLAALDVLASSNWITFEARDELTEAYEFLRRVEHRLQMIADEQTHALPEDKEAVGRFAWFFGYENREAFASDLLRQLEIVQGHYEKLFEGDDPTGTANLPALDYRVGPEDPRLLQHLTMLGFKKPAAVAQTVRDWITGDYRAFRNEQTRSAFVEFVPALIDGLAHAEEPDRAVAAFDDFLRALQRGGRLITLLSQNRELVALVALVLGAAPRLGEMLARQPQLMDGLIDPRFFGAMPDRQELSARLATTVRDADSYEEFLDRLRLFGQESLFLIGTRILSGTVSAQQASTAFADVAEGIVHTVHGLVADRFAAQHGRIRSQETAIIAMGRLGSREMTASSDLDLILLYDFDSENPDSDGPKSLQGAHYFARLTQRLISAFTTRTNYGVLYEIDMRLRPSGRAGPVASSIASFADYQANEAWTWEHMALTRARVVSGSPEFRERIERVIHEVLTRRRDVAIIANDVADMRRAIAQEKGETDYWDLKYAAGGMVDIDFIAQYLQLVHAHDKPDILDVSTLQVLDNAAKLGVLAHSEAEILRAAARLYHDLTQILRLCVSERFKPETAGVDLQRVMARAGDAPDFSSLEARVKETQSEVRRVFKALLEGA; via the coding sequence ATGAACCTCTCCGCGCCGGGAAACGCGGACAAGACTGGTGAGAGGCTGGCCGCACGCTTTGCGGAAGCTCCCCATATTGCCGCTTCCGCAACCGACCAACGACTCCTCGGGAATTGGCTGGCCGAGCTCGAGCCGGCACAATCGGCCAGTATCGAGGGATTGCTGGCCCATCCTTTCGCGAAGGATATCCTGGCCGGCATCGCGGAGTTCTCGCCCTATCTGTTTGAACTTGTTCGCGTCGATCCGGCGCGCCTGATCCGGCTCCTGCAATGCGATCCTGATGCGCATCTGGCGGCGCTGATCGAGGAGGCGAGGAGCGCGGTGCTTGCCGCGGCCGATGAAGCCGAGGTGATGCGGGTGCTTCGTCGCATGAAGGCCGAGACGGCGCTCCTGACCGCACTGTGCGACATCGGCGGGGTCTGGCCGGTGATGCGGGTGACGGCGGCGCTGACCGATGTCGCCGTCTCTTCGGTGCAGGCGGCACTCCAGTTCACGCTGCGGCAGGAAGCCGCACGCGGTAAGCTCTCGCCGCCCGATCCCGAGGTTCCGGAAGAAGGCTGCGGCCTCATCGTGCTCGCCATGGGCAAGATGGGCGCAGGCGAGCTGAACTATTCCAGCGACATCGATCTCATCGTGTTCTTCGACCCGGAGGCCACGACGCTGGCGCCGGACATCGAGCCGCAACCGTTTTTCGTCCGGGTGACGCAAGGGATGGCGCGCATTCTGCAGCAGCGCACCTACGACGGCTACGTCTTCCGAGTCGACCTGCGCCTGCGCCCCGATCCGTCATCGACGCAAGTTGCGATCTCGCGCGATGCCGCGCTGAACTATTACGAGCGGGAAGGGCGGACCTGGGAACGCGCCGCCATGATCAAGGCGCGCGCCTGTGCCGGTGATTCGGAAGCAGGCGAGGCGCTGCTGGCCGAAATCGCCCCGTTCGTCTGGCGCAAGCATCTCGACTTCGCCGCGCTTGCCGACGTGCACGACATGAAGCGGCAGATGCAGACCTATCGTGGCCAGAGCGAGATCTCGGTCGAAGGCCACAACGTGAAGGTCGGCCGCGGCGGCATCCGCGAGATCGAGTTCTTTGCGCAGACCCAGCAATTGATCGCCGGCGGCCGCCATCCGGAATTGCGGGTGCGGCCGACGCTCGCCGCGCTCGACGTGCTCGCCTCCAGCAACTGGATCACCTTCGAAGCACGCGACGAGCTGACCGAAGCGTATGAATTCCTGCGCCGGGTCGAGCACCGCCTCCAGATGATCGCCGACGAGCAGACTCATGCACTTCCCGAGGACAAGGAGGCGGTCGGACGCTTTGCCTGGTTCTTCGGCTATGAGAATCGCGAGGCCTTTGCCAGCGATCTGCTGCGCCAGCTCGAGATCGTCCAGGGGCACTACGAAAAACTGTTCGAGGGGGACGATCCCACCGGGACGGCAAATCTGCCGGCCCTCGACTATCGTGTCGGTCCGGAAGATCCGCGCCTGTTGCAGCACCTGACGATGCTGGGTTTCAAGAAGCCCGCGGCGGTCGCGCAGACCGTGCGCGACTGGATCACGGGCGACTATCGCGCGTTCCGCAACGAACAGACGCGAAGCGCATTCGTCGAATTCGTGCCGGCCCTGATCGACGGCCTTGCGCATGCCGAGGAGCCGGACCGCGCGGTCGCGGCCTTCGATGATTTCCTCCGTGCGTTGCAGCGTGGCGGGCGGTTGATCACGCTGCTCAGCCAGAACCGCGAGCTCGTTGCGCTCGTCGCTTTGGTGCTGGGCGCAGCGCCCCGGCTCGGCGAGATGCTGGCCCGACAACCACAGCTCATGGACGGCCTGATCGATCCGCGTTTCTTCGGCGCCATGCCGGACAGGCAGGAATTGTCGGCGCGACTTGCGACCACGGTGCGGGACGCCGATTCCTATGAGGAGTTCCTTGATCGCCTGCGCCTGTTCGGGCAGGAGAGTCTGTTCCTGATCGGTACGCGCATTCTCTCCGGCACCGTTTCGGCGCAGCAGGCCAGCACGGCGTTTGCAGACGTCGCCGAAGGCATCGTCCACACCGTGCATGGCCTCGTCGCGGATCGCTTCGCCGCCCAGCACGGCCGGATCAGGAGTCAGGAGACCGCGATCATCGCCATGGGCCGGCTCGGCAGCCGCGAGATGACGGCGTCCTCCGATCTCGACCTGATCCTGCTGTACGACTTCGACAGCGAGAACCCGGATTCCGACGGACCCAAATCGCTCCAGGGCGCGCATTATTTCGCGCGCTTGACCCAGCGGCTGATCAGCGCCTTCACCACGCGCACCAATTACGGCGTGCTCTACGAGATCGACATGCGGCTGCGACCGTCGGGACGTGCCGGTCCAGTCGCATCCAGCATCGCGTCTTTCGCCGACTACCAGGCCAATGAAGCCTGGACCTGGGAGCACATGGCGCTGACGCGCGCGCGCGTGGTGTCGGGATCGCCCGAATTCCGGGAGCGGATCGAGCGCGTCATCCATGAGGTCCTCACCCGTCGCCGCGACGTGGCGATCATCGCCAACGACGTCGCCGACATGCGCCGCGCTATCGCACAGGAAAAGGGCGAGACCGATTATTGGGATCTCAAATATGCCGCCGGCGGCATGGTCGATATCGACTTCATCGCGCAATATCTCCAACTCGTGCATGCCCACGACAAGCCGGACATTCTCGACGTCAGCACGCTACAGGTACTGGACAACGCGGCGAAGCTCGGCGTGCTCGCGCATTCGGAAGCCGAGATCTTGCGCGCGGCAGCGCGACTCTATCACGATCTGACGCAAATCCTGCGGCTCTGCGTCAGCGAGCGCTTCAAGCCGGAAACCGCCGGCGTCGACCTTCAGCGCGTGATGGCGCGCGCCGGCGATGCGCCGGATTTCTCATCGCTCGAAGCACGCGTGAAGGAGACGCAAAGCGAGGTGCGGCGCGTGTTCAAGGCGCTGTTGGAAGGGGCGTAG
- a CDS encoding heme lyase CcmF/NrfE family subunit translates to MIAESGHYALVLALALALIQSFVPLIGARLRDPALMNVARSTALAQLLFVGASFAALVLLHVTSDFSVANVYENSHSMKPLIYKVTGVWGNHEGSMLLWVSILALFGGLVAIFGNNLPLSLRAHVLSVQAWIASAFYLFILMTSNPFLRIANPPIEGRDLNPVLQDIGLAVHPPMLYLGYVGFSISFSFAIAALIEGRIDAAWARWVRPWTLVAWIFLTLGIAMGSYWAYYELGWGGWWFWDPVENASLMPWLAGTALLHSALVMEKRNALKVWTILLSILTFSLSLLGTFLVRSGVITSVHAFANDPTRGVFILLILCLFIGGSLALFAGRATALKQGGLFAPISREGALVLNNLLLTVACAVVLFGTLYPLAMEVLADFKMSVGAPFYNLSFVPLFALLLLAVPFGPMLAWKRGDLLGVTQRLLAAGVAGLVAVAIAWGWARGGSALAPLAIGLGIFVIAGAVTDLAERTGLFRLPFATALHRARGLPRSAWGTAFAHAGLGVALIGIVCETTWNSEYIATMKQNDVAHVAGYDLKLDGLFQRQGPNFREMIAEFNVSRDGATLSVMTPSKRSFTTRGSSTTEAALLTRGASQLYISLGDATAEGTIAVRIYHKPLVLLIWWGPVLMAFGGMLSLSDRRLRVGAPKPARAKQRLQPAE, encoded by the coding sequence GTGATCGCGGAATCCGGACATTATGCGCTGGTGTTGGCGCTCGCACTGGCGCTGATCCAGTCCTTCGTGCCGCTGATCGGCGCACGGCTGCGCGATCCCGCGCTGATGAACGTGGCGCGCTCGACGGCGCTGGCGCAGCTTCTGTTCGTCGGGGCGTCGTTCGCCGCGCTGGTCCTGCTGCATGTGACCTCGGATTTCTCCGTCGCCAACGTCTACGAGAATTCACACTCCATGAAACCGCTGATCTACAAGGTCACCGGCGTGTGGGGGAACCACGAAGGCTCGATGCTGCTCTGGGTATCGATCCTGGCGCTGTTCGGCGGTCTGGTCGCGATCTTCGGCAACAATCTGCCGCTCTCGCTGCGCGCGCATGTGCTGAGCGTGCAGGCCTGGATCGCCAGCGCCTTCTACCTCTTCATCCTGATGACCTCGAATCCGTTCCTGCGCATTGCCAATCCGCCGATCGAGGGACGCGATCTCAATCCGGTGCTGCAGGACATCGGCCTCGCCGTGCATCCGCCGATGCTCTATCTCGGCTATGTCGGGTTCTCGATCTCGTTCTCATTCGCGATCGCCGCGCTGATCGAGGGCCGGATCGACGCGGCGTGGGCGCGCTGGGTGCGGCCCTGGACGCTGGTGGCCTGGATCTTCCTGACGCTCGGCATCGCCATGGGCTCCTACTGGGCCTATTACGAGCTCGGCTGGGGCGGCTGGTGGTTCTGGGATCCGGTCGAGAACGCCTCGCTGATGCCGTGGCTTGCCGGCACGGCGCTGCTGCACTCTGCGCTGGTGATGGAGAAGCGCAACGCGCTGAAGGTCTGGACCATCCTGCTGTCGATCCTGACCTTCTCGTTGTCGCTGCTCGGCACTTTCCTGGTGCGCTCGGGCGTCATCACTTCGGTCCATGCCTTCGCCAACGATCCCACACGCGGCGTGTTCATCCTTCTGATCCTCTGCCTGTTCATCGGCGGAAGTCTCGCGCTGTTTGCAGGGCGCGCCACGGCCCTGAAGCAGGGCGGCCTGTTCGCGCCGATCTCGCGTGAGGGTGCGCTGGTCCTCAACAATTTGCTGCTCACGGTGGCCTGTGCGGTCGTGCTGTTCGGCACGCTCTATCCGCTGGCGATGGAGGTATTGGCCGATTTCAAGATGTCGGTCGGTGCGCCCTTCTACAATCTCAGCTTCGTTCCGCTGTTCGCGCTGCTCCTGCTCGCCGTGCCGTTCGGGCCGATGCTGGCGTGGAAGCGGGGCGATCTGCTTGGCGTGACGCAACGCCTGCTCGCGGCGGGTGTGGCCGGACTTGTCGCCGTCGCCATTGCCTGGGGCTGGGCGCGCGGCGGCAGCGCACTCGCGCCGCTGGCGATCGGCCTTGGCATCTTCGTGATCGCCGGCGCCGTGACCGATCTGGCCGAACGGACCGGCCTGTTCCGTCTGCCGTTCGCGACGGCGCTGCACCGTGCGCGCGGCCTGCCGCGCTCGGCCTGGGGCACGGCGTTTGCGCATGCCGGCCTCGGCGTCGCGCTGATCGGGATCGTCTGCGAGACCACCTGGAACAGCGAGTATATCGCGACGATGAAGCAGAACGACGTCGCTCATGTCGCCGGTTACGATCTGAAGCTCGACGGGCTGTTTCAGCGTCAGGGGCCGAACTTCCGCGAGATGATCGCCGAGTTCAACGTCAGCCGCGATGGTGCGACCCTCAGCGTCATGACGCCGTCGAAGCGCAGCTTCACCACGCGCGGCTCCTCGACCACTGAGGCTGCGCTCCTGACCCGGGGCGCGAGCCAGCTCTACATCTCGCTGGGCGATGCCACCGCCGAAGGCACGATCGCCGTGCGCATCTACCACAAGCCCCTGGTGCTGCTGATCTGGTGGGGGCCGGTGTTGATGGCGTTCGGCGGAATGCTGTCGCTGTCCGACCGTCGCTTGCGCGTCGGTGCGCCGAAGCCGGCGCGGGCGAAGCAACGCCTGCAACCGGCGGAGTGA
- a CDS encoding cytochrome c-type biogenesis protein CcmH, whose product MRRIFAAFIALALLGAPAARAVQPDEIMADPAKEARARELSRELRCMVCQNQSIDDSEAPLARDLRLLVRERIAAGDSNSQVLDFLVARYGEFVLLKPRFERQTLLLWLLAPVLLGGGGLALWLQIRRRSRTGADVPMPPLTSDEKARLAALMSDDARSS is encoded by the coding sequence ATGCGCCGGATCTTTGCCGCGTTCATCGCGCTCGCGCTGCTGGGCGCACCGGCGGCGCGCGCGGTGCAGCCGGACGAGATCATGGCCGATCCGGCGAAGGAGGCCCGCGCCCGCGAATTGTCTCGGGAGCTGCGCTGCATGGTCTGCCAGAACCAGTCGATCGACGATTCCGAGGCGCCGCTTGCGCGCGACCTGCGGCTGTTGGTGCGCGAGCGGATCGCGGCTGGCGACAGCAATTCACAGGTGCTCGACTTCCTGGTCGCGCGCTATGGCGAGTTCGTGCTGCTCAAGCCGCGATTCGAGCGCCAGACCTTGCTGCTTTGGCTGCTTGCGCCGGTGCTGCTCGGAGGTGGCGGCCTAGCGCTGTGGCTGCAGATCCGGCGTCGTTCGCGAACTGGTGCAGACGTACCAATGCCGCCGCTCACGTCCGACGAAAAGGCGCGGCTTGCCGCACTGATGTCGGACGATGCGAGATCGTCCTAA